From Vigna unguiculata cultivar IT97K-499-35 chromosome 5, ASM411807v1, whole genome shotgun sequence, the proteins below share one genomic window:
- the LOC114184351 gene encoding uncharacterized protein LOC114184351: MEKAKEMIIKSFNSDESKYNDVFTIIDNRWTCQLHCPLHAAGHFLNPEFFYSNPDMEYDLEVTNGLYDCIRRLVPSKDVQQKNLTELPLYKSANGLFDDDFAKESRKTTAPAQWWKNYGHATPNLQKLSIKILSLTCSSSRCERNWSVFEQIHSKKRNRLDHKRLHDLVYIKYNQQLAQRYNIRDRIDHILLNDIDECNAWLVEEVDDDNDNEEGGNDLFFHDDPTLNWAIVYEASGIGEPVVYTRRQTTNKRKQPSSDDIVIGSSHASKKRPGATPTLTQSKKGEDEEGYAPLDDDIEDNYVGVEEKYDD; this comes from the exons GAAAGCCAAGGAAATGATAATAAAGTCATTCAACAGTgatgaaagtaaatacaatgaTGTATTTACAATCATTGATAACAGATGGACATGTCAACTTCATTGCCCCTTGCATGCTGCTGGTCACTTTTTGAACCCAGAGTTCTTTTATTCCAATCCAGACATGGAATATGATTTGGAAGTTACAAATGGATTATATGATTGCATCAGGAGGTTGGTGCCAAGTAAAGATgtgcaacaaaaaaatttaactgaGTTGCCTCTTTATAAGAGTGCAAATGGACTCTTTGATGATGATTTTGCCAAAGAATCAAGGAAAACCACAGCCCCAG CTCAATGGTGGAAGAATTATGGGCATGCAACTCCCAACTTACAAAAGCTATCAATCAAGATTTTAAGCTTGACATGTAGTTCATCGAGATGTGAGCGCAATTGGAGTGTTTTTGAGCAA ATTCATTCAAAGAAAAGGAATAGGCTGGACCACAAAAGGTTGCATGATTTGGTTTACATAAAGTATAATCAACAACTTGCTCAAAGATACAATATTAGGGATAGAATAGACCATATTCTATTGAATGACATTGATGAATGTAATGCGTGGTTAGTGGAAGAAGTTGATGATGATAACGATAATGAAGAAGGAGGTAATGATTTGTTTTTTCATGATGATCCCACTCTCAATTGGGCAATTGTTTATGAAGCTTCAGGTATTGGAGAACCAGTAGTTTATACAAGGAGACAAAcaactaataaaagaaaacaaccatCAAGTGATGATATTGTTATTGGATCTTCCCATGCTTCTAAGAAACGTCCAGGTGCAACTCCAACTCTAACACAATCTAAGAAGG GGGAAGATGAAGAGGGATATGCCCCATTGGATGATGACATTGAAGATAATTATGTTGgagttgaagaaaaatatgatgattag